tcttaccAGTGCCCAGGCCAGCACAGCAGTCGCACTCCCAGGTGATCGCGCTGTTGCTCGAGTAGAGGCAGCGTCGGTGGGTGCCTTtggcagcacaggagctgcacaggagcacttgccagggcctggggaagcAAAGGGGTTGCTGGTTGTGAGGACAAAGTGACGCAAGCAAGGAATTGCCCGGCAGAGCCCTTGTTCGTCGTCCTTCCCCCCCCGAGCCCGTGTGGAGACAGAGATCCCGTGCAGAGCCCTAGCTGGCTGCTTTGGCAACCTacccctcttcctctgcctgctccctgccccccggACAAAGGCACTTGCTGGCGTTGCAGCGTCTGTGCCTCTGGTAGACCGGTCCCAATGCCTGGCCGCTCTCCCATGACGGTTgtctgctggagaaggaagggaaaggtgttGAGCCCCTGCTGGCCCCAGCATCGGGCAGGtccaggctgtccctgctcttctgccccccccccccgcaccccccccagtttccagctcctccgtgaagctgaggacaagagccaggggacagcaggacagGCCTGCGGGGGCCGTCCCTGGCCTGGCACTGCGCGCTCGTGCCTGATGCCTTGCGAGTTGGGAAGAGGAAGAACGACCTCTTGGAGATTCGAATCCCCATGGCGAGCATCTCCATCACAAACCGATCTTGGTTTCGGCAatgcaagcagcagaagcagacgCCAGCGTGGATCGCCTGCTTCTGGATGCAGCTCCGGTGGAACCAGGCCTGTTGGCATGCTGGGCACGCCATGGTGTGGTAGGACTTCTTGTCCTCCACGGGGCCCAGGCAGACGATGCAGGTGCTGTTCTGCCCTGGCTTAGCCTTCAGGGCCTGCTCTGGgcggtgctcccagcagaaggaCCTGGGGGCAAGATGGAAGGGAAGGGCGAGGTGAGGTGAGAAGTGCCCGGTCCTTCCCCCGCCatggagaggagggcagaggagctgtgaagGAGCCCCAGAGCCTGTCTGGGCTCTGGCCCCGGCCCTGGCTGCGGCAGGCTGCCGGGAAGCGTCCCCGTGGGTTCCTCCCTTGGGTGTCCACTGCTGACGGGACTTGAGGGCTTGAGGACA
This genomic window from Accipiter gentilis chromosome 5, bAccGen1.1, whole genome shotgun sequence contains:
- the LOC126038396 gene encoding PHD finger protein 7-like → MARAKPESVPPVPALQPRTGARAAAPPPPNSCAKGSAPASACQSPPCLAEERPEEKPQPELLRRRLSKRSPSLCTGFAMKRQEPDSRGQARLLCSFQRCFVCGEMGAAITCGEKGCDRSFHLPCASRGECVTQFFGLYRSFCWEHRPEQALKAKPGQNSTCIVCLGPVEDKKSYHTMACPACQQAWFHRSCIQKQAIHAGVCFCCLHCRNQDRFVMEMLAMGIRISKRQPSWESGQALGPVYQRHRRCNASKCLCPGGREQAEEEGPWQVLLCSSCAAKGTHRRCLYSSNSAITWECDCCAGLGTGKRQSTRGPLCCYGQCPS